A genomic stretch from Glaciecola nitratireducens FR1064 includes:
- a CDS encoding energy transducer TonB, with translation MVRFIVSILLGASIAFGLFIVMAKLVENDGKAMEALPPPPVIDIVMQKPDDEVQTRVRKPPPPQEPPKVELVEPDAADPDASGFSLSIPAVDTGGISTSVGGVGAMRDGDAAPIVRIPPDYPPQASRDGKEGWVRLSFTINEVGGVEDVEVIDADPKRIFDRNAKRALRKWKYRPKIVDGVAQKQFGLEVQLDFKLGE, from the coding sequence ATGGTTAGATTTATAGTTTCCATTTTGCTTGGTGCATCAATTGCCTTTGGTCTATTCATTGTTATGGCTAAGTTGGTCGAGAACGATGGAAAAGCAATGGAAGCACTACCTCCACCGCCTGTTATTGATATCGTCATGCAAAAGCCTGACGACGAAGTGCAGACGCGTGTGAGAAAGCCACCACCACCTCAAGAACCACCAAAAGTTGAGTTGGTTGAACCCGATGCAGCTGATCCAGACGCTTCTGGCTTTAGCTTATCAATACCCGCTGTTGATACTGGTGGCATCAGTACTTCAGTTGGCGGTGTAGGTGCAATGCGTGACGGTGACGCAGCGCCAATCGTGCGTATCCCACCAGACTATCCACCTCAAGCATCTCGCGATGGTAAAGAAGGTTGGGTTCGTCTGTCGTTCACTATCAATGAAGTGGGCGGTGTGGAAGACGTAGAAGTTATTGACGCTGATCCTAAGCGCATCTTCGACCGCAACGCGAAACGCGCACTTCGAAAGTGGAAGTATCGTCCGAAAATCGTTGATGGCGTTGCTCAAAAGCAATTTGGACTTGAAGTTCAATTAGACTTTAAGCTAGGAGAATAA
- a CDS encoding tetratricopeptide repeat protein, with the protein MKFKTLKASLLIGSALVMGSYSTLSMAQANLAIQCPGYKPAKTQLLGQKVGKKLNKAFEAYNQDLVKEAIELLYEIETDDPFDRASVDRFLGQLLVSEPGKRAEAADYLERAVKVKILNDNDHAPIIKLVGDLKYEAGDYEEAIAWFEKWMEFTCKEDGMTYLKIANAYKEMKQLDKVIAPADKAIQFLDPAKETPYAIKMSVYYEQKKYKEAIEVIETALPIFPDSNAWYKNAGLFYQISENYAKALTMFELAYMQGHLTTATQHRQLAQLFSVNGIPHRATALMEKHMKSGLIPKDKDTLSAVANSAFQAREFKKAASYFGQAAKVASDPELYRRQGSMLLTAGDYKGAVEALKMSLVNNEENAGKVHYALIEAYFYLGDYKAAMAAAQEAKKDSGIRKNALAWEPYIKTKASNRGISI; encoded by the coding sequence ATGAAATTTAAAACTCTCAAAGCTTCATTGTTGATCGGTTCAGCACTCGTGATGGGGTCTTACTCGACCTTGTCTATGGCGCAAGCCAACTTAGCAATTCAATGTCCTGGTTATAAACCAGCTAAAACGCAGCTGCTAGGTCAGAAAGTAGGTAAAAAGCTGAACAAAGCCTTTGAAGCTTACAATCAAGATTTGGTCAAAGAAGCTATCGAGTTGCTGTATGAGATAGAAACAGACGACCCTTTTGACAGAGCATCTGTCGACAGATTTTTGGGACAATTATTAGTTTCAGAACCTGGTAAAAGAGCAGAAGCTGCAGACTATCTTGAACGTGCCGTTAAAGTTAAAATATTAAACGATAACGATCATGCGCCGATTATAAAGTTAGTCGGCGATTTGAAGTACGAAGCTGGTGACTACGAAGAAGCTATAGCTTGGTTTGAAAAGTGGATGGAGTTTACGTGTAAAGAAGACGGTATGACTTATCTTAAAATTGCTAACGCTTATAAAGAGATGAAGCAATTGGATAAGGTTATCGCTCCGGCAGACAAAGCTATCCAGTTTTTAGATCCTGCGAAAGAAACGCCATATGCAATTAAAATGAGCGTTTACTATGAGCAGAAGAAATATAAAGAAGCTATCGAAGTCATTGAGACGGCACTTCCAATATTTCCTGATTCAAATGCTTGGTACAAGAACGCAGGCTTGTTCTATCAGATTTCTGAGAACTATGCTAAAGCGCTTACGATGTTTGAGTTAGCATACATGCAGGGTCATCTAACTACGGCGACTCAACATAGACAGCTTGCTCAGTTATTTAGCGTGAATGGTATTCCACATCGTGCAACTGCGTTGATGGAAAAGCACATGAAATCAGGTTTAATACCCAAAGATAAAGACACTTTATCTGCCGTAGCAAACTCTGCTTTCCAAGCTCGTGAATTTAAGAAAGCCGCATCGTATTTTGGTCAAGCTGCAAAGGTTGCTTCTGACCCTGAACTCTATCGCAGACAAGGTTCAATGTTGTTAACGGCTGGTGATTACAAAGGCGCTGTAGAAGCGTTGAAGATGTCGCTGGTTAATAACGAAGAAAATGCAGGTAAAGTTCATTATGCGCTTATCGAAGCTTATTTCTATTTAGGTGATTACAAAGCGGCCATGGCTGCTGCGCAAGAAGCTAAAAAAGATTCAGGTATTCGTAAAAATGCATTGGCGTGGGAACCGTATATAAAGACTAAAGCATCGAACAGAGGCATTAGTATTTAA
- a CDS encoding acyl-CoA thioesterase, protein MRFLSRRLVMPNDLNYANALFGGRALEWIDEEAAIYAICQLETNCLVTKHIGEISFESPATQGDIVEFGLVTKKVGRTSITVTCLVRNKASKKTICLADDIVFVRVDPLTRQPVEHGKTMEGLQSQIELEMKSLNVESGVTN, encoded by the coding sequence ATGCGTTTTTTATCCAGACGTTTAGTAATGCCAAATGATTTAAATTATGCGAATGCGCTGTTTGGAGGCAGGGCATTGGAATGGATTGATGAAGAAGCTGCTATTTACGCAATTTGTCAGTTAGAAACAAATTGTTTAGTAACGAAACATATTGGTGAAATAAGCTTTGAATCGCCAGCCACTCAAGGTGATATTGTCGAATTTGGACTGGTAACTAAAAAGGTTGGCAGAACGTCAATTACGGTAACGTGCTTAGTTCGCAATAAAGCGAGTAAAAAAACTATCTGTTTAGCTGATGATATTGTGTTTGTTAGAGTCGATCCTTTAACAAGACAGCCCGTTGAGCACGGTAAAACAATGGAAGGTTTGCAATCTCAAATAGAGCTAGAAATGAAATCGTTAAACGTAGAGTCGGGAGTTACCAATTAA
- a CDS encoding GNAT family N-acetyltransferase, whose amino-acid sequence MTGKSLIDWFTKRQTKLSHRQLLLISGDAEWCQQQTEQLLQDARSPTLLLSKTALNFDSITNHSFITACQISQYKQQLGTEYDIVIYNAFDGLKPSALYAIEGVIRKSGLLVILCPNFENWAEYEAAHAGIAFSFNTQHPTSLFIERMQKILLKDKSVAHINQHEIHLPFARVSEHLQNKASHIQRLKYNNLQSELSSNQQVAFNDSLNNMKASKSISLLTAKRGRGKSTLLGQLAAEIVTRSSDAEVYIAAPHINNAQRAQIEYKKIVKHLVSNTASQIHKGCRKHIKSELEFIAPDQIYHLPKQSILIVDEAAAIAPSILLYACNKFTHVVMATTVAGYEGSGLGFNLRVLPKLKELSCSLTSSFHHAELHNPLRWFEEDALEALFTNIFAPFVTDLTLPANQSQQPLSQFHLPYAENKAIDSHYHHLDKKWLITHDNILTQVVGLLTQSHYQTTPDDLMRILDASDQHVAVLANSDDLTLPDVLITSLAVVAHEGNVSFPPNDPLLEGILSAQRRVNGHLVAQNLTTTYCEDWFMTAKSWRISRIAVVPEFRRLGLGSCLLQYVRHSAEQAEVEYLSTSFGLTTELLSFWYSQNYNLVKIGARRDTSSGEHSGIMIASLTTSADNKFASYHSVAVNDIDYFLQHILKLHGSSDSFLLMPDFIQKQRDKSAQLTHSSSLANSLHELRIEQFNAQKRSFSNTAASIYARLQNKNDEASEHLQTLFERAHHKNLSKEEKQKVLSELRHKLQNK is encoded by the coding sequence TTGACAGGCAAATCGCTCATTGATTGGTTTACAAAGCGGCAAACAAAGTTAAGCCATAGGCAATTATTGCTTATTAGTGGCGATGCTGAATGGTGTCAACAACAAACTGAACAACTGCTACAAGATGCTCGCTCGCCTACTTTGCTGTTGAGTAAAACAGCATTGAACTTTGATAGCATCACTAACCACAGTTTTATAACTGCCTGTCAAATATCGCAATATAAACAGCAACTTGGTACTGAATATGACATTGTCATCTACAATGCTTTTGATGGCCTAAAGCCGAGCGCACTTTATGCAATAGAGGGAGTAATAAGAAAGTCTGGATTACTTGTCATACTATGCCCTAACTTTGAAAACTGGGCAGAGTATGAAGCAGCGCATGCGGGCATTGCATTTAGCTTTAATACGCAACACCCAACAAGTCTTTTTATTGAAAGAATGCAGAAAATCTTGCTCAAAGATAAATCTGTTGCGCATATCAATCAACACGAGATCCACCTTCCCTTTGCTCGTGTTAGTGAGCATTTGCAGAATAAAGCTTCCCATATTCAACGCTTGAAATATAACAACTTGCAAAGTGAATTGAGTTCCAACCAGCAAGTTGCGTTTAACGACTCACTAAACAACATGAAAGCAAGCAAGTCTATTAGTTTGCTTACAGCTAAACGCGGAAGAGGAAAGTCGACCCTATTGGGCCAGCTTGCGGCCGAGATAGTTACGAGGAGCAGCGACGCTGAGGTATATATTGCAGCACCTCACATCAATAATGCGCAACGAGCTCAAATTGAGTATAAGAAAATCGTTAAGCATCTGGTATCAAACACTGCATCGCAAATTCACAAAGGCTGCAGAAAACACATAAAGTCAGAGCTTGAATTTATCGCGCCAGATCAAATATATCACCTACCTAAACAATCCATCCTAATCGTCGATGAAGCAGCTGCTATTGCGCCATCAATTTTATTATACGCGTGTAACAAATTCACCCATGTCGTTATGGCTACAACAGTTGCAGGTTATGAAGGCAGCGGTTTGGGTTTTAATCTACGAGTTTTACCAAAACTAAAGGAGTTGAGCTGTTCATTAACTTCGTCATTTCATCATGCCGAATTACATAACCCCCTGCGCTGGTTCGAAGAAGACGCCTTAGAAGCATTATTCACAAATATCTTTGCCCCCTTTGTGACTGATTTAACGTTGCCAGCTAATCAATCACAGCAGCCCCTTTCGCAATTTCATCTTCCTTACGCTGAAAACAAAGCGATTGATTCACACTACCATCACCTCGATAAAAAATGGCTAATTACGCATGACAATATACTGACTCAAGTTGTTGGTTTGTTAACGCAAAGTCACTATCAAACAACACCAGATGACTTGATGCGGATCCTTGACGCATCAGACCAGCATGTTGCGGTCTTAGCAAATAGTGATGACTTGACCCTCCCAGACGTTCTCATAACTTCGCTTGCCGTTGTTGCGCACGAAGGGAACGTCAGTTTTCCACCTAACGACCCGCTACTGGAAGGAATATTAAGTGCTCAACGTAGGGTTAATGGACATCTTGTTGCGCAAAACTTAACAACAACTTATTGCGAGGATTGGTTCATGACAGCGAAAAGTTGGCGTATTAGCCGTATCGCTGTCGTTCCGGAATTCCGTAGATTGGGCTTAGGCAGCTGTTTACTGCAATATGTGAGGCACTCTGCTGAACAAGCCGAAGTAGAATACCTCTCAACCTCATTTGGATTAACTACTGAACTACTGTCATTTTGGTATTCACAAAATTATAATCTGGTGAAGATTGGGGCAAGAAGAGACACATCTAGCGGAGAACACAGTGGCATCATGATCGCCTCGTTAACCACAAGCGCAGATAATAAGTTTGCTTCTTATCACTCTGTAGCGGTAAACGATATAGACTATTTTTTACAACATATTCTAAAACTGCACGGAAGCTCAGATTCATTTCTATTAATGCCAGACTTTATTCAGAAGCAGCGCGATAAAAGTGCCCAGCTGACTCACAGCAGCTCTTTAGCAAACTCTCTTCATGAACTTCGAATAGAGCAATTTAATGCCCAAAAACGCAGCTTTAGCAATACTGCAGCAAGCATTTACGCCCGCTTACAAAACAAAAATGACGAGGCATCGGAACACCTGCAAACCCTATTTGAAAGAGCTCATCACAAGAATTTATCAAAGGAAGAAAAGCAAAAAGTCCTTTCTGAACTCAGGCACAAACTTCAAAATAAATAG
- a CDS encoding TonB-dependent receptor — protein MKNSKTVKKHTYSQPANQQKGSYSINRIASAVAFAVLGASFNPAALAQVTSSNNSDEQGDAVERIVVTSDFSQRSLDNLATSVTVLDQRSLDLRQAEQLEDILGIVPNLNFSSGASRGKFIQIRGIGERSLFAEPINASVALVVDEINFSGLGGLGALFDVQQVEVLSGPQSTGFGATGLAGIIKIVSNAATDSQSGYLQGSFAQYNTQRFSAAYSDQLADGLNARIAIQKVNSDGFVDNIYLNRDDTNNIDEFNAKLAVDYAISESADVEIKLYHFDVDNGYDAFSLDNDNKTRSDEPGFDRTDTQAASIKYIQDLGEHSFSLSLTTLNADLDYGYDEDWTYIGFHPDEYSSFDQYERGVSNQTIDARYASVDASSPWVIGMYYQQSEQDLTRFYTYASDDFTSLYEPNSIALYGERSWQLSEPLSITAGARAEKFDADYIDSNGFSEVLDDSLLAAKLSVSYMIQQTTFHSSISRSYKAGGFNADERVSQSDRLFSPEYNWNYELGIKGKVDSDDGITGNISLTFFYMQREDAQVSDFAVLNREDGSGAVEFIDVIGNADTGINKGMEISSNWQLSDNLSAIVNVGYLDATFGNYQLVDGSFVDKQKQAQSPKITFYVSSQYDITDNVAWVLEFEGKDRHRFSVGHDERAPFTAVFNTEINWQLDDVQIQLWAKNIFDRKLPTRGFGGFNNDPRDGYFPAEPYYQFGQERQLGVTATYHF, from the coding sequence ATGAAAAACAGTAAAACAGTAAAGAAACACACGTACTCGCAACCTGCAAACCAACAAAAAGGATCTTATAGCATCAATCGTATTGCATCGGCAGTAGCATTTGCGGTACTCGGTGCGAGTTTCAATCCAGCCGCTTTAGCGCAAGTCACTTCCAGTAATAATAGCGATGAGCAAGGTGATGCCGTTGAGCGTATCGTTGTTACCTCGGACTTTAGTCAGCGCAGCCTGGATAATTTAGCCACTAGTGTTACCGTCCTTGACCAACGCTCTTTAGATTTGCGCCAAGCGGAGCAACTTGAAGATATCCTCGGCATCGTTCCCAACCTGAATTTTAGCAGTGGCGCATCAAGAGGCAAATTCATTCAAATTAGAGGTATAGGTGAGCGCAGTTTATTTGCTGAACCAATTAACGCCTCTGTGGCGCTGGTTGTCGATGAAATCAATTTTTCTGGACTAGGCGGTTTGGGTGCGCTGTTTGATGTTCAACAAGTCGAAGTATTATCTGGGCCACAATCTACTGGATTCGGTGCGACGGGTTTGGCAGGTATTATCAAAATAGTGAGTAATGCTGCCACCGATTCACAATCAGGCTACCTACAGGGAAGTTTTGCACAATACAATACGCAGCGATTCAGCGCCGCTTATTCAGACCAATTAGCGGACGGATTAAATGCGCGCATCGCCATACAAAAAGTTAACAGCGATGGTTTCGTCGATAATATTTATTTAAACCGAGACGATACCAACAATATTGACGAGTTTAATGCAAAACTAGCAGTAGACTATGCGATTTCAGAATCTGCAGATGTAGAAATAAAGCTGTACCATTTCGATGTTGATAACGGCTACGATGCGTTTTCTTTAGATAACGACAATAAAACACGTTCTGATGAGCCAGGCTTTGATCGCACCGACACCCAAGCTGCCAGCATTAAATATATTCAAGACTTAGGTGAACATTCTTTTTCACTTTCGCTCACCACGCTTAATGCCGATCTGGACTATGGCTATGACGAAGACTGGACATATATTGGCTTTCATCCAGACGAGTATAGTTCGTTCGATCAGTACGAAAGAGGCGTCAGCAATCAGACAATTGACGCCCGTTATGCATCTGTAGATGCAAGTTCACCCTGGGTTATTGGAATGTATTATCAGCAAAGTGAACAAGACCTTACTCGCTTTTATACCTATGCAAGTGACGACTTCACAAGCCTATATGAGCCGAATTCAATAGCATTATACGGTGAGCGCAGTTGGCAATTATCTGAGCCTCTCTCAATCACGGCGGGTGCTCGCGCAGAGAAATTCGATGCGGACTACATTGATAGCAACGGATTTTCTGAAGTCTTAGATGATAGCCTACTAGCGGCCAAGTTAAGCGTCAGCTATATGATCCAGCAAACAACCTTTCATTCCAGTATTTCGCGGTCATACAAAGCAGGCGGGTTTAACGCTGACGAGCGTGTTTCACAAAGCGATCGCCTATTTTCGCCTGAATATAACTGGAACTATGAACTTGGTATCAAAGGCAAGGTAGACAGCGACGACGGCATTACAGGAAACATATCACTAACATTTTTCTATATGCAGCGAGAAGATGCACAGGTAAGTGATTTTGCTGTGTTGAATAGAGAAGATGGCAGCGGCGCAGTTGAGTTTATCGATGTTATTGGTAATGCTGATACGGGTATTAATAAGGGCATGGAGATTTCGAGTAACTGGCAGTTGAGTGACAACCTGAGTGCCATTGTCAACGTTGGATACTTGGATGCAACTTTTGGTAACTATCAACTTGTTGACGGTAGCTTTGTGGACAAACAGAAACAGGCTCAGTCACCTAAAATCACGTTTTATGTTTCTAGCCAGTATGACATTACTGATAATGTCGCATGGGTCCTTGAGTTTGAGGGCAAGGACCGCCATCGTTTTTCAGTGGGTCACGACGAACGAGCGCCATTCACGGCCGTATTTAATACAGAAATTAATTGGCAATTGGACGACGTGCAGATTCAACTGTGGGCTAAGAACATATTTGATAGAAAGCTGCCGACGAGAGGTTTTGGTGGCTTCAATAATGATCCCAGAGATGGCTACTTCCCGGCTGAACCTTACTATCAGTTCGGCCAAGAGCGTCAACTCGGTGTTACAGCAACTTATCATTTTTAA